Proteins encoded together in one Gemmatimonadaceae bacterium window:
- a CDS encoding PadR family transcriptional regulator, whose translation MATDTETVELLQGTLDVLVLKALSWGPTHGYGVARWLQDVTDDALRIEEGSLYPALHRLEKRGFVEASWGLSENNRKAKYYRITVRGRQQLRQEASSWSAFAAAVAKVLTSTKRPAWA comes from the coding sequence ATGGCGACTGATACGGAAACGGTCGAGCTGCTCCAGGGCACGCTCGATGTGCTCGTGCTCAAGGCGTTGTCCTGGGGACCGACGCACGGGTACGGCGTCGCGCGCTGGCTGCAGGACGTGACCGACGATGCGCTGCGCATCGAGGAAGGGTCGCTCTATCCGGCGCTGCACCGTCTCGAGAAACGCGGCTTCGTGGAAGCGAGCTGGGGGCTGTCGGAGAACAATCGTAAGGCAAAGTACTATCGGATCACGGTGCGCGGGCGGCAGCAGTTGCGGCAGGAAGCGTCGTCGTGGTCGGCGTTCGCCGCCGCGGTGGCCAAGGTTCTGACGAGCACCAAGCGCCCGGCCTGGGCGTAG
- a CDS encoding ABC transporter permease, with protein MPAQRPNPSWFRYVAFWRSDPRGELEQELSFHLEARVDEYIASGLDPAAARARAVERLGNLARVRNDCQRIEDQYARRRSMSDALSGAVADLRHALRQLARQRAFAAAAIACLVLGIGVNTAIFSVVDAVLFRPLPFRDPGRLVMVGEGLPAISDANFGTISTPDFGDFATLDGSVFTSASVFDRVSSTLTGGEQAERLSGLEVSSGVFRVLGAAPALGRAFQTGDDAPGSPDAVVLSDALWRRRFGADRSIVGRTIALDGKPTTVLGVMPREFTFPLPGLGLEPAAFFVPLRMTSDVMQGRGNSFNAYMVARLAPGVSVENATAAVGTIAARLPSLYPNFYSPKFRVTAAALPLRAHLVSDVRQPLIVLLGAVAFVLLIACINVAGLLLARAAARTRELAVRRALGASRGRLVMQYLIEGAVLAVPGALGALVLAHWCASALSRLAPDGMLAGYRIGLDARVLIFTLGVTGLVVAVFSLVPALSGRSLGLSNTLRDEGRGTSAGRSRQRARRVLVASEIALALVLTTGAGLLARSFAKVLEIDPGFVPEHLLSFRVAFPSYRYSDARVPGAEQALIDSLARMPGVRGATAAVNLPMLGGWQIAVSPEGIVLPKVPLAANFVVFSDYFRTMGIPVVEGRPFDARDDAKGASVAIIDARFAHQFYGNANPIGRRLKWGAPESTDPWKSIVGVVRTVPEHALDQQSLPEVYFPARELAVDTALVDAEMRELAFVVRGPGDPKALTSRVRDVVHTIDPQLVVTRVQSVESLVSQSVGSRRFDLLLIAAFAILALLLAAVGLSGLVAYSVVQRQREIGVRLAIGATANGIVGLVLRDGLATAVWGSALGLAGAFALTRVMRTLLFGVGALDATTFVATTAILIAVAAFASWLPARRAARIDPMTAIREE; from the coding sequence ATGCCCGCGCAGCGTCCGAATCCATCGTGGTTTCGCTACGTCGCGTTCTGGCGCAGCGACCCGCGCGGCGAGCTCGAGCAGGAGCTGTCCTTTCACCTCGAGGCGCGCGTCGACGAATACATCGCGAGCGGTCTCGATCCGGCCGCCGCTCGCGCTCGCGCCGTCGAGCGCCTGGGCAACCTCGCCCGCGTCCGGAATGATTGCCAGCGCATCGAAGACCAATATGCCAGGAGACGATCGATGAGCGACGCGCTGTCGGGCGCGGTGGCCGACCTGCGCCACGCGCTGCGCCAGCTCGCGCGCCAGCGGGCGTTTGCGGCGGCGGCCATCGCGTGTCTCGTGTTAGGCATTGGCGTCAACACGGCCATCTTCTCCGTGGTCGATGCCGTGCTCTTCCGGCCGCTGCCGTTTCGCGATCCGGGGCGGCTGGTGATGGTGGGTGAAGGCCTTCCGGCGATCAGCGACGCGAACTTCGGGACGATTTCGACGCCGGATTTCGGCGATTTCGCGACGCTCGACGGCAGCGTCTTTACGTCGGCCAGCGTCTTCGATCGGGTCTCGTCCACCCTCACCGGGGGCGAGCAAGCCGAGCGATTGTCGGGACTCGAGGTGTCGTCCGGAGTGTTTCGCGTGCTCGGCGCGGCTCCCGCGTTAGGCCGGGCGTTCCAGACGGGGGACGATGCGCCCGGGTCGCCGGACGCGGTGGTCTTGAGCGATGCGCTGTGGCGGCGCCGCTTCGGCGCCGATCGATCGATCGTCGGCCGGACGATCGCGCTCGACGGCAAACCGACGACGGTGCTCGGCGTGATGCCGCGCGAGTTCACGTTCCCGCTGCCGGGGCTCGGTCTCGAGCCCGCCGCGTTTTTCGTGCCGTTGCGCATGACGTCGGACGTGATGCAGGGGCGCGGGAATTCCTTCAACGCGTACATGGTCGCGCGGCTGGCGCCCGGCGTCTCGGTGGAGAACGCAACGGCGGCGGTGGGCACGATCGCCGCGCGCCTGCCCTCGCTCTATCCGAATTTCTATTCGCCCAAATTCCGCGTCACTGCCGCCGCGCTGCCGTTGCGGGCGCATCTCGTGTCCGACGTGCGCCAGCCGCTCATCGTGCTGCTGGGCGCGGTCGCGTTCGTGCTGCTCATCGCGTGCATCAACGTGGCCGGCCTGCTGTTGGCGCGCGCGGCCGCGCGGACGCGCGAGCTCGCCGTCCGGCGTGCGTTAGGCGCGAGCCGAGGGCGGCTGGTCATGCAGTACCTGATCGAGGGCGCGGTGCTGGCCGTGCCCGGTGCGTTAGGCGCGTTGGTGCTGGCGCACTGGTGCGCGTCGGCGCTGTCGCGCCTCGCGCCCGACGGGATGCTCGCCGGCTACCGCATCGGCCTCGATGCGCGCGTGCTCATCTTCACCCTCGGCGTCACGGGCCTGGTCGTGGCGGTGTTTTCGCTCGTGCCGGCGCTCTCCGGCCGGTCCCTGGGGTTGTCCAACACGCTGCGCGACGAAGGCCGCGGCACGAGCGCCGGCCGCAGCCGCCAGCGTGCGCGCCGTGTGCTCGTCGCGAGCGAAATCGCCCTCGCCCTCGTGCTCACCACCGGCGCCGGGCTGCTGGCGCGGAGCTTCGCGAAGGTGCTCGAGATCGATCCGGGATTCGTGCCCGAACATCTGCTCTCGTTCCGCGTCGCGTTCCCGTCGTACCGGTACAGCGATGCCCGTGTCCCGGGTGCGGAGCAGGCGCTCATCGATTCGTTGGCCCGCATGCCGGGCGTGCGCGGCGCGACGGCGGCCGTCAACCTGCCAATGTTAGGCGGATGGCAGATCGCGGTCAGCCCCGAGGGAATCGTGTTGCCGAAGGTGCCGCTGGCGGCAAACTTCGTGGTGTTTTCCGATTATTTCCGCACGATGGGCATCCCGGTGGTGGAGGGTCGGCCCTTCGACGCGCGCGACGATGCGAAAGGCGCGTCGGTCGCGATCATCGACGCACGGTTCGCACACCAGTTCTACGGGAACGCCAATCCGATCGGCCGCCGCCTCAAATGGGGTGCGCCCGAATCCACGGACCCGTGGAAGAGCATTGTCGGCGTCGTGCGCACGGTGCCGGAGCATGCGTTAGACCAGCAGAGCCTTCCCGAGGTGTACTTCCCGGCGCGGGAGTTGGCGGTGGACACGGCGCTCGTCGATGCGGAGATGCGCGAATTGGCGTTCGTCGTCCGCGGACCGGGCGACCCGAAGGCGCTGACATCGCGGGTGAGGGACGTCGTGCACACGATCGATCCGCAGTTGGTGGTGACACGCGTGCAGAGTGTCGAGTCGCTCGTGTCGCAGTCGGTCGGCTCGCGGCGGTTCGATCTGCTCCTGATCGCCGCCTTTGCCATCCTCGCGCTGCTGCTGGCCGCGGTTGGCCTGTCCGGACTCGTCGCCTATTCGGTGGTGCAGCGACAGCGAGAGATCGGCGTGCGGCTCGCGATCGGCGCGACGGCCAACGGCATCGTTGGGCTGGTGCTGCGCGACGGGCTTGCCACCGCGGTCTGGGGGTCTGCGCTCGGTCTGGCCGGTGCGTTTGCACTGACGCGCGTCATGCGTACGCTGCTCTTCGGTGTGGGCGCGCTCGACGCCACGACATTCGTGGCAACCACCGCGATTCTCATAGCGGTCGCCGCGTTCGCCAGTTGGCTCCCGGCGCGCCGTGCCGCGCGGATCGATCCCATGACGGCAATCCGGGAGGAGTAG